The genomic region CACATGGTGAGCTCGGACTTCTCCTTGACCGAGGAGAGCAGCTCCTGGATGTTCTCCGCGTCGCCGAGCGCGTCCTCGCCCCGGCGGATGGTGCCGGAGATCGGGCAGGTCTCCACGCGCTGCCCGGTGCCGGGCTCGCCGCTGACCCGCACGAACATCTCCGGCGAGGCACCGACCAGGTACTCCCCCTCACCGAGGTTGAAGAAGAACTCGTAGGGGGCCGGGTTGCGCTCGCGCAGGCGCTCGTAGAAGCGGGCGGGCGAGGAGCAGCGGGCGTAGGTGCGGTGGCCGGGGACCACCTCGAACAGGTCGCCGCGGCGGAACTTCTCCTTGGCGTCGGCGACGATGCGCGCGTAGGAACCGGGCTGCGGGCCCTCCGGCACGTGCGCGGCGACGACCGGCGGGGTGGGCTCGGTCTCGCGGGCCAGGCCCTCGGTGGTGGCCGCGGCGTGCTCGTCGTCGCCGGGGACGGTGAACTCGTAGGTGTAGCGCACGCACGTCTCGCGCTTGCGGTCGCGGACCACGAGGGCGTCGGGCAGGTGCAGGACGAGGTCGCGGTCGTCGGGGTCGCGGTCGATGTGCCGCTCGATCGGCTCGAACTGGAAGGCCAGGTCGTAGCCGAAGGCCCCGTAGAGGCCGAGGTTGGTGTCCTCGGGGCTGCGCAGGGCCGCCACGACGGCGCGGATCCCGGTGAACACGCTGGGACGGCGGCTGCGCTCCTCCTCGGTGAAGAAGACACCGGGGTCGGGCTCGGGCACGGTGACGGCGACGTGGCCGGTGCCGCGGTCGGCGTCGGTGCCCACCTCCGCCAGGGCCCGGGACACGACGGGGAGCAGGACGCGTCCGCGCGCGTTGAGGGCGGTGGCGGTGATCCGGCGCCCGCGGGTGCTGATCTCCAGGCACGGGTCGACGTAGCCCAGGTGCCAGCGGTCGTAGCGGCCCGGATACTCCATACCGGAGGAGAGCACGCCGCCGCGGCGGTGCTCCACGGAAGCGACGAGGTCGGTGAGGACCTCGGGGTCACAGGGGGTGGAACTGCGGCGGACGGTCACGCCGCCCGCGGTGCGGTACGTGATGGTCTGGACGTCGCTGGGGTTCACGGCCGGTCCTTTGGCGCTGTGGTCGGTCGGGTCGGGTCACGCCGGCCGGGGCCGTGAAAACACGAAACGACCGCCGGTCCGGGGCGGTCGCTGCTCTCGGGTACTACGAACCTGCGCCGCCTAGGAGCGGCGCCACCACTGGGCCTGGGTGGTCGGGTCGGTTCGCATGGCCCCGAGTGTAGCGGCTGCGGCGGGCCGGAGCCACCGCGCGCACCGGATTCCGTGCCGCCGGTTCGCGGAGTCGCCCTCGCCGTCGCCGCCCCGAGCCGGCCTCGGCACCCGCTCAGCGCGGGGGTCCCGACCAGCGGTAGCGGCGCTCGGGCCGGCCGGCCGTGCCGTAGCGCAGCCGGACCTCGACGCGGCCGGAGTCGGCGAAGTACTCCAGGTAGCGCCGGGCGCTGACCCGGGAGATCCCGGTGGCGGCGGCGCACTCCGTCGCCGACAGGTCCTCGCCGCCCTCGCCGCCGCCCCCACCCCCGAAGGCGTGCTCGCGCAGGGCGCGCTCCACGAGGGCGGCCGTCGGGCTGGTGAGCCCCTTGGGCATCGCCTTGGCGGGCCTGGCCGTGGGCCGGGCCGCGCCGAAGGCCCGGTCCACGGCGTCCTGGTCGGCGGCCTCCCCGGTCTCCAGGTCGCGGCGCAGCCGGGCGTAGTCGCGCAGCCGCTCGGTCAGCAGGGCGGGTTCGAAGGGCTTGATCAGGTACTGCACCGCCCCGCCGCGCAGGGCCTGGCGCACGGTCCCGCTGTCCCGCGCCGCCGTGATGACCAGCGCGTCCACCTCCGGCAGGTCCTCGCCGCCGCCGGGCGCGCGCAGGGCGCGCAGCACCTCGATGCCGTTCATGTCGGGCAGGTAGATGTCGAGCAGGACCAGGTCCGGGCGCAGCCGCGCGACCATCTCCAGGGCCTCGGCCCCGGTGCCGGCCTCACCGACGACCGTGAAGCCGGGGACGCGCTCCACCAGGCCGCGGTGGACCCGCGCGACCATGAAGTCGTCATCGACGATGAGCGTCCTGACCTGCGTCGCCGGGGCCCGGTCCGCGGTCGCCTCTGGCGCGTTCAACGTGTACCTCCGGTGGGGTGCTGTTCCGGTCGGCCCGGGGTGCTCGGCATCAGGTCTCCTC from Nocardiopsis aegyptia harbors:
- a CDS encoding response regulator is translated as MNAPEATADRAPATQVRTLIVDDDFMVARVHRGLVERVPGFTVVGEAGTGAEALEMVARLRPDLVLLDIYLPDMNGIEVLRALRAPGGGEDLPEVDALVITAARDSGTVRQALRGGAVQYLIKPFEPALLTERLRDYARLRRDLETGEAADQDAVDRAFGAARPTARPAKAMPKGLTSPTAALVERALREHAFGGGGGGEGGEDLSATECAAATGISRVSARRYLEYFADSGRVEVRLRYGTAGRPERRYRWSGPPR